In Bradyrhizobium sp. CCBAU 051011, the following are encoded in one genomic region:
- a CDS encoding mannitol dehydrogenase family protein, translating into MSSETPKIPPSGSKDGDFRLCNANLRRLPGQIRQPAYDRSLISPGIVHLGIGAFHRAHQAVVIDDLLAGGAMDWGIVGASLRSPTTRDALAPQDCLYTLAVRSGAGTDHRIIGSVLASEVAPEKPGQLIALMANPATRIVSLTVTEKGYCHTPQTGDLDEHHPDIVHDLQNPGTPRSAVGFLVVALARRRIAGAAPFTVLSCDNLSANGHTVGRIVTQFAALRSRNLAKWIETEVAFPSTMVDRIVPETTEADRAAVSSALGMTDAWPVVTEPFTQWIVEDHFPGGRPDFAAAGVQLVPDVTPFEHMKLRLLNASHSALAYLGYLAGFETIAATMTDERFAAFALRVMQDAAPTLAMPEGTDLAAYSASLLKRFSNPALHHRTWQIAMDGSQKLPQRLLATMQDRLRMGLPIDTHALAVAGWMRYVTGTDEQGRAIDVRDPLAAKLKAIAESAGPVADLLAPALLEVEQIFGTLGADPRMRSAVTDALEKLFEVGAQQAVRTFQAA; encoded by the coding sequence ATGTCAAGCGAAACGCCAAAAATCCCGCCATCTGGCTCGAAAGACGGCGATTTTCGCCTCTGCAATGCCAACCTTCGCCGGCTTCCCGGCCAGATCCGGCAGCCGGCCTATGACCGCTCTCTGATCTCGCCGGGCATTGTCCATCTCGGAATTGGCGCGTTTCACCGGGCGCACCAGGCGGTGGTGATCGACGACCTCTTGGCCGGTGGCGCGATGGATTGGGGAATCGTTGGGGCGAGCCTGCGCAGCCCCACGACACGCGATGCCCTCGCCCCGCAGGACTGCCTCTACACACTCGCTGTTCGTTCCGGCGCAGGCACCGATCACCGGATCATCGGCTCGGTGCTCGCCAGCGAAGTCGCGCCCGAGAAACCTGGGCAGTTGATCGCGCTCATGGCCAACCCGGCGACGCGCATCGTTTCGCTGACGGTCACCGAGAAGGGCTACTGCCATACGCCGCAGACCGGCGATCTGGACGAGCATCATCCCGACATCGTTCACGACTTGCAGAATCCGGGCACGCCGCGCTCGGCCGTCGGATTCCTGGTAGTCGCGCTGGCGCGCCGGCGGATCGCCGGCGCAGCTCCCTTTACAGTTCTGTCCTGCGACAATCTCTCCGCCAACGGCCATACCGTCGGGCGCATCGTGACGCAGTTCGCCGCCTTGCGATCGCGCAATCTCGCCAAATGGATTGAAACCGAGGTCGCCTTCCCTTCGACCATGGTGGACCGGATCGTGCCGGAGACGACGGAAGCCGATCGCGCTGCGGTTTCCTCCGCGCTCGGGATGACCGATGCATGGCCTGTCGTCACCGAGCCGTTCACGCAGTGGATCGTCGAAGACCACTTTCCGGGCGGACGGCCGGACTTCGCGGCCGCAGGCGTGCAACTGGTTCCCGACGTCACGCCGTTCGAGCACATGAAACTGCGGCTGCTCAACGCCAGCCACTCGGCGCTCGCCTATCTCGGCTATCTCGCGGGCTTTGAGACCATCGCGGCCACCATGACCGACGAGCGCTTTGCCGCGTTTGCCTTGCGGGTGATGCAGGACGCGGCGCCGACGCTGGCGATGCCCGAGGGGACCGACCTTGCGGCCTACAGCGCTTCGCTGCTGAAGCGTTTTTCCAATCCGGCTCTGCACCATCGCACCTGGCAGATCGCGATGGATGGATCGCAGAAACTGCCGCAACGGCTGCTCGCCACGATGCAGGACCGCCTGCGGATGGGACTGCCGATCGATACCCACGCGCTCGCAGTCGCAGGCTGGATGCGTTACGTCACCGGGACCGACGAACAGGGCCGCGCGATCGACGTACGCGATCCGCTTGCCGCGAAGCTAAAGGCCATCGCCGAGAGCGCGGGTCCGGTCGCGGACCTGCTTGCTCCCGCATTGCTGGAAGTGGAACAGATCTTTGGCACGCTGGGCGCCGATCCTCGCATGCGCAGCGCCGTTACCGACGCGCTGGAAA
- a CDS encoding FadR/GntR family transcriptional regulator yields the protein MPLEAVEARRLYRQVADQLRALIDSGEYRVGSRLPTERDLAEQLKVSRPTVREALIALEVEGRVRIRVGSGIYVSEPATLAPPLPAAAEIEGPFELLRAREFLEGAIAEQAARVATPEDISRIDASLEAMATVQHPGEASMIHDRAFHVAVAGCLDNAVLVRVVGELFDQRLNPYFAKLAHYFENPASWNAALAEHRAIRDAIVARDPDAARVAMREHLARSQERFAQNFGAEASAASRVRASG from the coding sequence GTGCCGCTCGAAGCCGTGGAAGCGCGACGCCTTTATCGCCAGGTTGCCGATCAGCTTCGCGCCTTGATCGACAGCGGCGAATACCGCGTGGGCAGCCGTCTCCCCACCGAACGCGATCTTGCCGAACAATTGAAAGTGTCGCGGCCGACGGTGCGCGAAGCGTTGATCGCGCTCGAAGTCGAGGGCCGGGTGCGGATTCGCGTCGGCTCCGGAATTTATGTCAGCGAACCGGCGACGCTGGCGCCGCCCTTGCCGGCGGCGGCCGAGATCGAAGGCCCGTTCGAGCTGCTGCGTGCCCGCGAATTCCTCGAAGGCGCTATTGCCGAGCAGGCGGCGCGGGTGGCTACGCCAGAAGATATATCGCGCATCGACGCATCGCTCGAAGCAATGGCCACCGTGCAGCATCCCGGCGAAGCCTCGATGATTCACGACCGCGCGTTTCATGTCGCGGTCGCGGGCTGTCTCGACAATGCCGTGCTGGTCCGCGTGGTCGGCGAATTGTTCGACCAGCGGCTCAATCCCTACTTCGCCAAGCTCGCGCACTATTTCGAAAACCCGGCATCCTGGAATGCCGCGCTGGCCGAGCACCGCGCGATCCGCGATGCCATTGTTGCCCGTGATCCGGATGCGGCGCGCGTGGCGATGCGCGAGCATCTGGCGCGTTCGCAAGAGCGCTTCGCGCAAAATTTCGGAGCTGAAGCATCAGCCGCTTCCCGCGTACGCGCGAGCGGCTGA